The Mytilus galloprovincialis chromosome 4, xbMytGall1.hap1.1, whole genome shotgun sequence genome contains a region encoding:
- the LOC143072505 gene encoding mediator of RNA polymerase II transcription subunit 28-like: MNPENLKPNFHLIDELEASFQNCTAAVTSQEHFNTQDTDELKPGAEQTFQKFLDLCRQTEAFFLNKRLVLSKQKPEQVIKDETEDLRAELERKDALIKRNQEKLQQWQTLLNNIQRGPGGNLPGSHGAQNHQPHQSQQMHPPHGYNVQGGTQMAPMGGSQMYHPHHNQGPPQTVGMMMPPQGPVPGHQPPPAYSSQVPSALASLETMSSLGMQERR; this comes from the exons AATTGCACAGCAGCTGTAACCAGTCAGGAACACTTTAACACCCAAGACACAGACGAGTTGAAACCAG gAGCAGAGCAAACTTTCCAAAAGTTCCTAGATTTATGTAGACAGACAGAGGCATTCTTCCTCAACAAAAGGCTGGTGTTGTCAAAGCAGAAACCTGAACAAGTCATTAAAGAT GAAACTGAGGATCTGAGAGCAGAACTTGAGAGGAAAGATGCTTTAATCAAACGCAATCAAGAAAAATTACAACAATGGCAGACATTATTAAATAATATTCAGAGGGGACCAGGTGGGAACTTGCCTGGGTCACATGGAGCTCAGAACCACCAACCCCATCAGTCACAACAGATGCATCCACCTCATGGTTATAATGTTCAAGGAGGGACACAGATGGCACCAATGGGAGGAAGTCAAATGTATCATCCCCACCATAATCAAGGTCCCCCTCAGACTGTAGGGATGATGATGCCACCTCAGGGGCCTGTTCCTGGACATCAGCCACCACCAGCATACTCATCACAAGTGCCATCAGCATTGGCCAGTCTGGAGACAATGTCCAGTTTGGGGATGCAGGAACGAAGATAG